The following proteins come from a genomic window of Astatotilapia calliptera chromosome 11, fAstCal1.2, whole genome shotgun sequence:
- the LOC113032434 gene encoding chemokine-like receptor 1, whose product MSGGNISFNATQSPEQDAASRHIQTASIVIYCMIVIAGTLGNALVIYVTGFKMKKTVDSVWFLNLAIADFLFTGFLIFSIISLSQSHQWPFGEFMCKLNSFLSLVNMFASVFILTAMSLDRCLSIWVVVWAHNKRTVCKAQLICVGIWVIAAVCSTPYATFRTVVEYNGVYYCGYSMTHEQQWSLHIFRFLMGFVIPFLVIFVSYVAIGIRAMRMSRTRRRRSRRIIFSIIFAFFICWLPFHVCNFIELKAVTNPKTLPIVRIVGSLTLSLAFLNSCLNPILYVFMCEEFMKKLQQSVCFVLESALAEDHLSFMSTRSVSSTFSRISQKSEAAATLEKIDPAAFESCTESKVVITEETPNPE is encoded by the exons ATGAGTGGGG GTAACATCAGTTTCAATGCAACTCAGTCACCTGAACAAGATGCAGCTTCCAGACACATACAAACAGCCTCTATTGTCATCTACTGTATGATAGTTATAGCTGGAACTTTGGGCAATGCTCTGGTTATCTATGTGACGGGCttcaaaatgaagaaaacagttGACTCAGTTTGGTTTCTCAACCTGGCCATAGCTGACTTCCTCTTCACAGGCTTCCTGATTTTCTCgatcatttctctctctcagagTCACCAGTGGCCTTTTGGAGAATTCATGTGCAAGCTCAACAGTTTTTTGAGTTTAGTCAACATGTTTGCCAGTGTCTTCATTTTAACAGCCATGAGTTTGGATCGTTGTTTGTCCATCTGGGTGGTGGTGTGGGCACACAACAAGCGCACAGTCTGCAAAGCTCAGCTCATATGTGTTGGTATCTGGGTGATTGCTGCGGTCTGCAGCACTCCTTATGCAACTTTTCGCACTGTTGTGGAATACAATGGGGTATATTACTGTGGTTATTCTATGACACATGAACAGCAATGGAGTCTCCACATTTTTCGCTTTCTTATGGGCTTTGTGATCCCATTCCTGGTCATATTTGTGTCTTATGTGGCCATAGGCATACGTGCAATGCGCATGTCAAGAACAAGGAGACGCAGATCTCGCCGAATCATTTTCTCAATCATTTTTGCATTCTTCATCTGTTGGTTGCCCTTCCATGTTTGCAATTTTATAGAATTAAAGGCTGTGACTAACCCTAAAACCTTGCCCATTGTTAGAATCGTGGGTTCTCTGACTTTGAGTCTGGCTTTTCTGAACAGCTGCTTGAACCCCATCctttatgttttcatgtgtgaAGAATTCATGAAGAAGCTTCAGCAGTCTGTATGTTTTGTACTCGAAAGTGCTCTGGCAGAGGACCATTTATCGTTTATGTCCACTCGCTCTGTGTCATCAACCTTTTCAAGGATTTCCCAAAAGTCAGAAGCTGCTGCAACTTTGGAGAAGATCGACCCAGCTGCTTTTGAATCCTGCACAGAAAGCAAAGTAGTCATCACTGAGGAGACACCAAACCCCGAATAA
- the LOC113032253 gene encoding chemokine-like receptor 1, whose protein sequence is MGSGNISSAANPSHGLESALRHIQTASILIYCVIFIVGTLGNALVIYVTGLKMKKTVETVWFLNLAIADFLFTAFLIFSIISLSQSHRWPFGQFMCKLNNFVTLVNMFASIFTLTAMSADRCLSIWVVVWAHNKRTVCKARLICVGIWVTAAICSTPYATFRTVVEYNGAHSCGYSMTHEQKWSLHIFRFLMGFVIPFLVIFVSYVAIGIRAMRMSRTRRRRSRRIIFSIIFAFFICWLPFHVCSFIEIKAVTNPDLRNIVRIMGSLTLSLAFLNSCLNPILYVFMCEEFMKKLRQSVCFVLESALAEDHMSFLSTRSMSTFSNTAQKSEAAATSKRTDTADLKSFTESKVIVTQETPSTE, encoded by the exons ATGGGGTCTG GTAACATTAGTTCGGCTGCAAATCCATCACATGGACTGGAATCAGCTTTGAGACACATACAAACAGCCTCCATTCTCATCtactgtgtgatatttatagTTGGAACTTTGGGCAATGCTCTGGTTATCTATGTGACGGggttaaaaatgaagaaaacagtcGAGACAGTTTGGTTTCTCAACCTGGCCATAGCTGACTTCCTCTTCACGGCCTTCCTGATTTTCTCgatcatttctctctctcagagTCACCGATGGCCTTTTGGACAATTCATGTGCAAGCTCAACAACTTTGTCACTTTAGTCAACATGTTTGCCAGCATTTTTACTCTGACAGCTATGAGTGCTGATCGTTGTTTGTCCATCTGGGTGGTGGTGTGGGCACACAACAAGCGCACAGTCTGCAAAGCTCGGCTCATATGTGTTGGTATCTGGGTGACTGCTGCGATCTGCAGCACTCCTTATGCCACTTTTCGCACTGTTGTGGAATACAATGGGGCACATTCCTGTGGTTATTCTATGACACATGAACAGAAATGGAGTCTCCACATTTTTCGCTTTCTTATGGGCTTTGTGATCCCATTCCTGGTCATATTTGTGTCTTATGTGGCCATAGGCATACGTGCAATGCGCATGTCAAGAACAAGGAGACGCAGATCTCGCCGAATCATTTTCTCCATCATTTTTGCATTCTTCATCTGTTGGTTGCCCTTCcatgtttgcagttttataGAAATAAAGGCTGTGACTAACCCAGACCTCAGGAACATTGTTAGAATCATGGGTTCTCTGACTTTGAGTCTGGCTTTTCTGAACAGCTGCCTGAACCCCATCctttatgttttcatgtgtgaAGAATTCATGAAGAAGCTTCGGCAGTCCGTATGTTTTGTACTTGAGAGTGCTCTGGCAGAGGACCACATGTCGTTCTTGTCCACTCGCTCCATGTCAACCTTTTCAAATACTGCCCAAAAGTCAGAAGCTGCTGCAACTTCAAAGAGGACTGACACGGCTGATTTGAAATCCTTCACAGAAAGCAAAGTGATCGTCACTCAGGAGACACCGAGCACTGAATAA